The genomic segment ttCAAAACTATTATGAGTCTTTTTGTGTAGCTTccaagaaggagagagagagaaaggtggTGTGTGGCTGCCATttttagagaaagagagagggatgTGGGTGTGTGGTGTTGTAAACCAAGATAGAGAGAGAATAGGAAGAGTTGGGTGCAAAAataatgagaggggtatttttggaaacaaGGGAAAGAATAGCACTAAAATGAAATATGAATATaccaagagattttttttttttttaattagaagCCCCTATGATGCATAGAAACTGAAATTTCCCTAATGAATTGTTGGTTGGCACGTATACTTGTGGTCTTGTCTTCTTTAAATTCTCAACTCTGCAAGCTTACTTATTACAGGTTGATCTGACTGTGGAACTTCTGGAGGATCTTTTGGGTACAATCCAGGTATTCTTGCAATTCTCTACCAGCAAAACAAATATTTTTGTGGCTTGTGTTCATGTTTTGTCTCAACTTGCTGAAAGCTATAAAAATGCTGTCTAATACCTAAAATTCAAACGTctttaaaagaaatatcaaataaAAACCTATtaaaaagagaaataaaaattTGGCTATACCTATTCACTTGGATCTATATTGTACAGATATTGAAGTTATATAAGCTTTCATTTTCTCAATTAAGGGTAATTAAGTACTCTCTTCCCATTACACTGCATCAGTTATTAACTTATTAGAGTTATTGGTGGATATGTTATTCCTGGCTGAGTGTGCTCTCTTGCTTTATTTAGACACAGTACTTGTTCTTCTATTTGACATGTCATGTGCTTTAGGGTGCTAAACATTCTCTGGCTCGTGCTCGTGCTGCTTTAAAATATATTGTGCTGGCTATTTCTGGTCATATGGATGACATTCTGGGAAAGTATAAGGTAAAGTTTCTTGCTTTGGTGATTTGTCTCAGAAAAAATGTAAAGAATAAAAGAATTAGTCAATGTGTACTCTTAATGTATGGTATCTAAGGACATGTTTTGGCAAAGGGATTATATTTATCTGGCtgaaaaacaatttttttttaaatgcatacTATTGGGAAGCTCTCCTGTGTGACAGTGATACGATCCTTAACAAGTAGAATTTCTTGGTATTGGTAAAACAGCGCTTTTATGTAGATATTGCAAAATGGTGATGTTAGtttgttgttctgtcattgtttCAGGAAGTCAAGCATAAGATTCTCTTTCTTGTGGAGATGCTAGAGCCGTTTATTGATCCTGCCATTGCTTCATTTAAGAGCACAATTTCCTGTGGAGATCTCTCTTCCACTTATCCTGAAAAACAAGAAAGCAATTGTGTGATTGCTCTCAATGTGATTCGTACAGCAGTACAAAAGCCATCAGTTTTACCTTCTTTGGAATCTGAATGGAGGCGTGGCTCAGTTACTCCTAGGTAATATAATTCATGTGGTCATGCTATCTAGTTTCCTAGTTTTCTTAAGATTGAAAAATGTCTTGTGAGAACTTAATTTAGAGAATCGTTCTCAGAAACCATTAATAGTTTTAGCTTAAGCATTGTGAAACCTCTTCTACCCCTAGAGCAACAATTGATGAAGAAAAAGGGAGAGAACAGGGTATCCACTCTGCAAAGTTATAATGGAGAATTTAATGATTTTCCTCTTAATTTCTCTTAGATGGTTATTAACGTTTCTAAAAAGAGTTTTAGTTTTGTACTTTTGgtgatttttcttttttctatttctttGGGAGGATATCTTATtctcctccccccccccccccacccatTCACCCACGTAATCCCTTTTTCAATCAATAAAAATTATTGTTTTCTATAAAAGAAAACAACAGAGCAACCTAACTgcatttaatcaaagaaagacAGAAACTCCCTAAGACAATTAATGTTCTTATATGGAACTCATCTTGAGTATTTATTTCTTATTGCAGTGTTCTTCTGGCAATACTGGAACCTCGCATGCAATTACCTCCTGAAATAGACATTTGCACCTCTATTTTGAAGCCGTTAGAACTTGAATCTTCAAGTGGTTTATCTTTTTCTAGTACTCCTTGCCATGGGGTAGTTTCTTTAAAATCAAACAACCAAGATGAACTTGATGCAAAAACAGGTGTCAGTGATAGCGCTACTAAGATGGATGTTTTTGAAGATGTCAATATTCTCTTTGCTCCAATAGAACTACGTAGCATGTCACTTACAAATATATATAGTGATTTGAATGAGTGTACCTCTGGCTCTAACATCGGGGGTGTCAGTTTAGAAGCAAAGCTGGAGGCTGAAAAAATCTTTCCCAAGCAGTCTCATGTTGACTTGATAATAGATACAGGTTTCAATGCCGAATACTTCAACTTACAAGCAGATTACTTTCAACTTATAAACTATCAAGATTGTGAGCTTAGAGCATCCGAGTTTCGGCGTTTGGCCTTAGATTTTCATTCCCAAGACGAGATTACAATGGAGAGCCATGATGCAGCAATAGATGCTTTGCTCTTGGCTGCTGAATGCTATGTCAACCCCTTTTTTATGATGACCTTCAAGAATGGGCCAAAGTTGAAGAACCAGATCAACATCAAGGAGACTAGAGCTCTAAAAGAACATGAGTTTCAGTTTAGAAAAGTCTCTGGAAAGTCTAGAACCGACTTAAAAACAATAGCTCTACTTGAAAAGAAAAGAGATAAAATTGTTCTCCAAATTTTGCTTGAGGCTGCTGAATTAGACAGGAAATTTCAGGAAAATATATCTGGTGGCGAAGATTATTCGTGTTATGATGGTATATCTGATGAACAAGTTGTGAACTTGTCTCCACTTGACACACAGGATGTGGATGCCATCACATTGGTTCGACAAAATCAAGCTCTGTTGTGCAACTTTTTAATTGAAAGGCTGAGAAGAGAACATCACTCATTGCATGAAATTCTTTTGCAGAGTCTTGTTTTTTTGTTGCACTCAGCCACGAAGCTATATTGCAGTGCTGATCATGTGATTGATATTATAGTACGATCTGCTGAGTACTTAAATGGGATGTTAACATCCCTTTATCACCAATTAAAAGAAGGAAAACCTAATTTGGAGCCAGAAACAATACATGGGATACAACGCCGATGGATACTCCTTCAGAGATTGGTAGTTGCTTCAAGCTGTGGTGATGAAGGGGCAGGATTTGCTATCAATAAGAACAATGGTTTCAGTTATACAAATTTGATTCCACCTTCAGCCTGGACAAATAGAATCTCTTCATTTTCTAGATGTAAATCTCCTCTTGTTCGGTTTCTTGGCTGGATGGCAGTATCTCGTAATGCAAGGCAGTATATACGGGACCAAATTTTCCTTGCTTCTGATCTGCAACAGCTGACAAATTTGCTATCCATATTTGTTGATGAGCTTGCTGTAGTGGATAGTTTTATCAATCATGGATATGAAAATGTGAAGTTAGAAGAATCTGGCAATCAACGACTTGAATACCAATCTTTTCATTCTTTCCATGTTATTTACCCTGATCTATACAAGTTCTTTCCTAGTATGAAAAACCAGTTTGGAGGTTTTGGGGAAACCATTTTGGAGGCTGTTGGCTTGCAGTTGAGATCTCTTCCTTCCACTGTCGTGCCAGATATTTTATGTTGGTTCTCTGAGTTGTGCTTGTGGCCGTTTTATCATGTGGATCAAATGACTTCACAAAGTAGTTATGATTATTTGAAAGGTTACATTGCAAAGAATGCTAAGGTGGTTGTCCTTTATGTACTAGAAACTATCATAACAGAGCACATGGAAGCTATGGTGCCTGAGATCCCTAGAGTAGTGCAAGTGCTTCTGTCCCTTTCTAAAGCTTCATATTGTGACGTTTCATTTATTGATTCTGTTTTGTGTTTGTTGAAGCCAATCATTTCGTATACCTTAAGTAAGGTGTCTGATGAGGAAAGGTTATTACACGATGACTCCTgccttaattatgaatcattgtGCTTTGATGAACTTTTCAATAACATTAGATCTGATGGAAATCAGGACAGAACTACTGAAGAAATGTACAGTAGAGGATTGACAATTTTTATTTTGGCTTCTGTTTTTCCTGATTTGTCTATTCAGCGTAGAAGGGAGATGCTGCAGTCCTTGTTGTCTTGGGCTAACTTTACTGCATTCGAACCAACAAGTTCTTTCTATGATTATCTTTTTGCATTCCAGAATGTTATGAAAAGTTGCAAACTTTTGTTAGTTCAGATGTTACAGTTATTTGGTGCTATTCCACTTCAGCCATCGACTGGTAGACTCCCAGATGACAGCTTGGATTCACATTTAGGGTTTTTAAGTGATGTCTACCAAAACTCATTGAACAAAGCCCCTATTAAGTTGGAGGATAGCAGTGATGCTGCAAATGTAAATCAGAAAGTTCTCGATTTATCCACCGAGGAAATTGAAGAATTTTCTAAAGACTTAGAGGTTCTCATTATTAAACTTAACCCAGCAATTGATTCATGTTGGAATCTTCATCATCAACTGGCTAAGAAGCTTACAATTACATCAGCAGAATGTTTCATTTACTTGAGGTGTTTGTCATCAGTTGCACAAAAAGCTGATGATGTGCAAGACATTGACAGTGAAACCTCTAGTACATCCAAGTCAGTTGACCATTTCCTTGTTCATTGGAGGGTTGGTCTTGAAGGAATTTCTGAAACCATTCTGACCCTTCAAGAAAAGGGTTGCTGGGAAGTTGCATCTGTGATGCTCGATTGTCTACTTAGAGTACCCCATTGTTTTGTGCTGAGTGATGTCATTGGTTTTATTTGTTCTGCCATAAAAAGTAATTCATGCAGTGCACCAAAAATTGCTTGGCGTTTGCAGACAGAGAAATGGTTATCGATCTTACTGGCTAGAAATCTCCATGCCGTTAATGAATGTGAGGCTTCTCTGGTTAATTTGTTCTGTACACTGTTGGGTCATCGTGAGCCTGAGCAACGATTCATAGCACTTCAACTCTTAGGAAAACTTGTTGGCCAAGATATGAATGGAAGAACTGACCTACAAGATTTTAGATTTTGCAACAGTCTTTCCCCTGGCTTAGTCATGTCTATTCCTGAGTCTGCAATTACCTATTTGGTATCAAGTACATGGGATCATGTTGTCGTGGTGGCGTATTCTGACGTGTCTTCACATCTGAGGAACTGTGCAATGGCCCTTCTTGTACAATATGTCCCATTTGCTCGTAGGCACCAATTACAATCTTTCCTAGCAGCAGCAGATAGTGTTCATGGGCTGGGAAAGCTTGGTCAACCAACTTGTGAGGGCCCCTTGCTACGACTCTCATTGGCACTTATTGCTGCCGCTTGTCTGTACAGCTCTCCTGAAGATATTTCTTTGATTCCTCAAAATGTTTGGACAGATATTGAGACTTTAGGATTGTCGAAATCTGGTATagctcttttatttatttgtttacttTGTATGTATTAATGCACTTGTATGTGTATCCATGCACTATTATATCTAGACTATTCTACTTCGTTTTGCAGAAGGCAGGATTGGAGATCTTGAGAAAAGAGCATGCCAAATTCTGTGTAGATTAAAAAATGACGAGGTTGAAGCTAAAGAGGTATGCAGTACGTAGAGacataagttttaattttttattttttttccctgAGTTAAATTTAAGTAAAATTGAAAGTTTTACTTCTAACTGTTGTTTATTGATTGAACACCATTTAAGGCTCTAAAGGAAGTACTATCTGCAAGCTCTTCAAAACAATTCAACCCAGATTTTGTGAGTACTCGGGAAGCAATTCTTCAGGTTAGAAGCATTGTAAACTTAATTCATTGAAATTCACAACACATGCTTGTATTGACTATAAAATTGTAACTTGtgtattgtattgtatttttCTTACTGTAGCTATCTAGTAGGATAACTTTTCTTTTGAATATAGTTCACCACTATGCTCTTTGGTTTATTGATGAAAAGGGGTTTGTGGGTGTTTCATTTTCTGATCTGGAGTGGGGAGTCTTTCTTTTGAATTTTTGGAATTCTAAccttgagggtcaacatttttaTTCATTAAGACCTTGTTGTGAAAATATGAGTCAGAGGTCAGAAAGACCTTCTCTCAAAATCAATTATAACCCTCACTTTTGGCGGAGGAATACCGTGGAAACAAAAATAAGACAAAAACAAAGCCCTAGAAAAACCAGAACAAAAAGTTTAAGACCACAAATACATCCATTCCCTACAAAGATCCAAAAAGAAAACATCTTCAAATCCTTTCGACCTATAAACCTAGGTAGCCACCCAGAATCTTATTTTATCCCAAAGGGAATCAACAGAACAAGAGGACTCATCAAAGATCTTGCTATTTCTTTCCAACCAAATAACCCAGAAAGTTTCCATGACTGTACTTTGCCAAAGACGAGCCATTCTTTTCTCTCCCTTTAGTTGACACAAGAACAGTTGCGAACACGAAGAAGGCATACACCAAGATACCCCAAACTCTTTTAACACTTTACTCCACAAAGCCGCGGAGAAAGAGCAATCAAGGAAAAGATGGGTAATTGATTCACCATTGTTTTTCTAGCAAACACACCAACTTGGTGACAAATATTGAAAATGTCTTCTTCTCTGCAAAATGTCGAAGACACTTAATTTATTCGAAAATAACAGCCAGCCAAACACTTTCACTTTGTAAGGGACCACACTCTTCCATAACCTCTTAGACCAAGGTAACTCTGGACCTAAATTAGCGCAGGACAAATTATGAAAGGCAGTCTTGCAGTTGAAAACTCCACAATTGTCTGGAATCCAAATCCTCTTATCCTCCAAGATCGGGGGTAAATCCACAAACTTAATCAAATTTAACAGCTCAATCAAACTAGGAATCTCCCTATCAAAAAGATTCCTTCTGAATCGAAAGTCCCAGCAAAGGCCGCTCGAACTGTTGACCTCCTCCCCCACTACCAAGTCCTAATCAAATAATTTTTGGCCTCCGTTACCCTGAATAGATTTGGGCATTTCAATTTGAAAGAGGACTCACCAATCCAAACATCCTCCCAAAAACGATCTTGTCTCCCCTTCCAACTTTAAAATAGACCAAGCTTCTATACTCATACAAAGTCGAGATGTCTCTCCAAGGGCCACGAACCGAAAATCTTCCTCCAACATTAGTATCCCATTGGCCCCCATCACTCCCATATTTGCTTCTGACCACCCTATGCCACAAAGAAGTACTCTCCATAGGAAACCGCCACAACCACTTGAAGAGAAAAGCCTTATTCCGCAATGCTAAATTTCCAATACCCAAGCCCTCGTGACTACGTGATTTACATACTTCGTGCCAAAATACCAAGTGGTCTGCCCCTGACTGTTCCGCCCCTTCCCACAAGAAATCCCGCATCAGCTTTTCAATAATCCCCACCACACTCTTAGGGATACAGAACAACGACAAATAAAAAACAGGGATTGAAGACAAAACCGACTGAATAAGAGTCAACCTACCACCTCTAGACAAAAAAACACTCTTCCAAGATTCCAAACGATTAGCACATTTCGAGATAACAGGCTCCCAAAATCCCTTGGAACGATGAGAGTCCCCCAAAGGAAGACCCAAATACTGAATAGGCCACTGTCCCACCTGACAACCTATCTCTTTTGCTTGCCGCTCCACGACCTCCTCGTTCAAATTGATCCCCAACAATTGACATTTCTGCAGATTGATAGATAAACCAGACACCACACTGAACACCTTGAGAATATCCAAAAGTACAACCAAAGACTCCTCATCGTTCACAAAAAAAATCGTATCATAGTCAAACTGAAGATGACTGACATCCACCTAATCCTTTCCTACTGAAAAACCTCTAAAAGCTGAATTACTTTTAGCCGCATCAATCATTCTTCCCAGAACATCTGCTACTAGAGTGAACAAGAACGGGGATAAGGAATCCCCTTGCCGCAGACCCCTTGAACCTTTGAACTTACCCCTTGGACGACCatttaaaaatattgaaaaagAAGTGGAGGAGAGACAACCACGAATCCACCTTCTCCAGAGATCTCCAAACCCTTTCTTTTTCATTACTAAATCCAGGAATCCCCAATCCACGCAATCATAAGCCTTAGTGAAATCAATTTTGAAAACCCAACCCTTCCTACCCTTTCTCCTGTACTCCTCTACTGCCTCATTTGCGATCAAAACTGTATCCAGAATTTGCCTACCTTCTACAAAAGCTCCTTGCGATTCCGCAATTGTGTTTGAAAGAACCCCCCTAAGTCTATAAGCCAACACCTTTGATTTTACTTTGTAAAGACTAGTCACCAGGCTAATAGGCCTATAATCCCTCACGCGGAAGCTATTTAATGTCTTAGGAATAAGACAAATGAACGTTTCATTGGTCCTCCCATGAATGATTCTGTCGTTGAAAAAATCTTGAAAGACTGCGAGAAGATCATTTTTGATAACATCCCAATTATTCTGATACACAGCCATGGAGAAACCATCCGGCCCCGGGGACTTAGATCCATCACAAGCGAAAACTGCTTGTTTGATTTCATCTTCCTCGAAAGGCCGCTCTAAAAAGGAAGCCATAACTGCTGAGATCGGTGACCACGAAATGCCCTCCACTCCAATCCATTCTCTGGGGACCGCTGAATACAAAGCAGAATAGAAACCCAAAATAGCCTTTTCAATATCCTCATCTTCAACCCAAATAGTACCATCTTCTTCCTCAATCCTAGAGATAAAGTTCCTCGCTTTCCGCGCACCGAGGATGCTATGGAAAAGTTTGGAATTAACATCCCCTTCCTTGGCCCATTGACACTTCACTTTAAACCAACCACCTCTTTCCTCCTCAAAGACAATCTGCTGCCATTCTTCCTTTACCTTAGAACGCTCCTTTCGAAAATGGTCGTTCCACGATCCCCCCTCCTCTAATCTGTCTAAATCAAGCAACCTTCTTTCGAGCGCAAATTTTTGCACTTTCCTAGCCTCAAAGACCTCCCGACTCCACTTCTTTATTTATCTCGGACCATTGCAAGCTTAGACATAAAGTGACAACCCGGCCAACCATGCACTTTAGCCGACTCCCACCACTTCTTGAAATAGCTAGAGAACTCCTTATGCTCCAGCCATGAATTATCAAAGCGGAAAGGAGCGGGACCCCAAGGAGGGCTCGTATCTAACACCACCGAACTATGATCAGAAACTATTCGAACCATAACTTCCTGGCGAACGAAGGAGTAAAGTCCTGACCAAGAGAGAGTATGCAGGAATCTATCCAATCTACTACAAACAGGCTTAAGTCTAAAATTTGACCACGTGAGCCGCCCATTTTGCAGTTTAGGGTCAACCAAGTTTAACTCTCTAATCAAAGCATCAAACTTCTTCATACTCCATGTATTTGACTTGCTATTCAGTTTCTCATCAACCCTCCTAACCACATTAAAATCTCCCCCAACGCACCAATTATTACCACAAATAGCACTCAAACCAGCTAATTCATCCCAAAAAATTGCTCTCTTACCATGCACTACCGGTCCATAAACACCTGAGAGCCACCACGGATCCTTCCCTTCAGCCTTCAAGAAAATAGAAACGGAGAAATCCCCAACTAACGAATCAATAACGGAAACACTCCTTGTATCCCAGACCACCAAAGTACCTCCTGATCGACCAATCGCCTCTTGCAGAATCCAACCTTTAAACCTAGATCTCCAAATACTTCCAATGAACCTCCTATCTATAGACGCCTTTTTAATCTCTTGAAGAATAATAATATCTGGATTAACTTTGCATATTAACTCCTTAATCGCTTTACGTTTTTCTTTGGAACCACAACCCCTCACATTCCAAGAAAGAATCTTCATAAGTCCAAATTATACCCCCCAACATTCCTCTTTCTTTTGTCATAGTTGACATTAAAGCTGAGCTTCCGTAATTCGCGGCAACTTTTCTTAGACTTACAGAACCCCCTTTATCTACCTTTTCCAAGACACCAGGAATGATCGAGATACCAAGAGACTGCATGGAATTAATAAGTCTAAGAGACTCAAACAAACTCTTGTCCTCCATTTCCGCGGAGGTGCCCAAAGCTACTGAATTTTCCTGTGTCGTCTCTTCCACCAGTACCTCATTCATGTTCTCCTGAGTAGAGCCTTCCTCCAGTGCCTCACCCTTGACCTCATCGCCAAGCAAGTCATTTTCTTTACTAATATTTTCCTCCCACAAACTTCTTATTTGTAATCCTATATCATCCCCGTCCACATTTCCATCATTGGAAAGAACATCGATAAATTCTTCTTCTGAGCTTCCAGAATCAAGCTCTTCAACCACTGGATAAATAAAATTATCCTCCTCCAAAACAGGGTCAGAGAAAGACAAGGCCCATCCCTCTTCCTCTTCTGAGACAGGACTTACTGTGCTCCTTTGAGAAGTTTTGCGAGAATACACCTTCCAGCCATTCAAGTCTGCTTCAAATTGTGAATCATTGTCCTCTGTACTTTTCAACAAGACACAGTGTTTACCAGACTGGGTCATCCTGAACGAATCATTCCAGTAATTTATTTGTCCATGAGAGAATCTACCCCTTCCCAATGGATTAAAACCCCGGTGAAGTCTAAAACAGTTAGAAAAAAGAGGCCCAGCAACAATTTCATGGCCCAGAAAATTAAAGCCCAACCTTGGATTGAAGAGAGCCCTTATTCTTAAATCAACTTTGAACAAACAAGGCCCATCAACCTTAAAAACTGAGATCCAGCCCAAATCCTTGGTCAAGAGAGAGACTTTTAAACCCTCCATTTGCCACGTGAAAAAGgaaatctttttctttttaaaaactGAACACGTGTCTTGCTTTTCTGAATTTTTAAAAGATAAGTCTGACTTTAATCTTTTAAAAATCTCCTTTAATGACATGCACCCGTTACGTGATCCCTGGGATTCTGCCAAGAGAGGCACCTCTAACTGCTCTGCATTAAAAACTCCCGTATCACCGCCGACAACCGTAACTCCTCCCCTAACACCAGCGGCTTCCTCCCTAGACTCCATTATACCACGACCGAAGCCCTTTGAGACCGTCGCACTGAGCTTCGCTGGGCGTTTCTGACCACTGAAAGACTTCGAAGGGAATTTCCTCATCCACACTTGTCTGGAATGCTTAGGGCGCTTCCCTTCAACGGGTAGGCTTCTAAACAGTCTCAGGGATAAAGTTTCCCCATCGACTGGAACTGTAATGCAGCTGGGAATGAAGCCAAAGTCATCCCAACCAATTTGAGGCGAGCACGGCAATGATTCTTCCCTTTTAACGTATCTCCATCTATTTCTAATAACCCTCCACAGATTGTCCCAACCATCTCAAAAACCTGAAAGTTCCACAAATTCAGAGGAATTCCTTCAATATCGATCCACTCATATTTACATGATATTTTCCTTTCCATCGACTGATCGCCCAACACCATTTGACAAAAGAAACTGAAGTGAGTCCAGGAATGTTGACCGATCCACAGGAGACCAAATTCTTCTGCATATTCTCGTTTTCACACCATATTATCACCCTGTCATCTGAGAAGGAAGAGAATCTTAATTTTTGACCCACCCATTTCTGCACTCCCTCTTGAATAGACAACCAGGAGGATCGACTATCCAATCTAAACAAAAGAACAGCCAAACGCCAGTCGAGAATTTCCTCTTCCCCTGAATCATCTGATTGGCAGTCCCCCAGTTTCCTTCTATCAGTTTCGACACCCGTCTCCTTCACTGCTCTTGAAGACAAACTTGAATTCCTCTTAACAACTGAGGCCCAAGAACCTGGCTTGTCCACCCTCCCTCCAAGAGTCCCTTGATATTCAACTTTTCTCTTCCTGACCAATTGACTCAAACAGTCCACTAAACCTCTCCATCCTTTGCTGAACTTCTCCTGAGGAATGATGATCGAATTAAAAGCACTGTTTTTTAAAACTGAAATCTTCCTTTGACATTCTCTACACACTCCAACAGAACCCTCAAGAAATGATTCCTGAAGGTTCTCCTCCGAAAACCAGAAAGATTAGCTCTAGCACCTAGCGCCCCTTCCACCTCTTCTAACAGCCACAAAGAGGCGTCTAAAGACAACGAAATCTCGAAGCTTGAAACCCTTGTCCTTCCACAGATTCGAATAGAACCACCATCCCTAGAAAGGGTCAACATAAAAACCTTATGAGCCGTACTGAAGCTCCAATATTTTTGACCAGACACCGAATTGGGGCTTACCAAATGAGAATTTTGACCAAATCCAGTGGGGAAATGGACAACTTTCCTCCCATAACCAAAGGGATAATGGTGCCCACTAG from the Humulus lupulus chromosome X, drHumLupu1.1, whole genome shotgun sequence genome contains:
- the LOC133804752 gene encoding uncharacterized protein LOC133804752 isoform X1, which codes for MMEMEMEGRVKALPFKVKAMSRESPSQKAAHVLDADLRTHWSTATNTKEWILLQLNEPCLLSHIRIHNKSVLEWEISLGLRFKPETFVKVRPRCEAPRRDIVYPMNYTPCRYVRISCLRGNPIALFFIQLIGVSVIGLEPEFQPVVNHLLPQIISHKQDAHDMHLQLLQDMTNRLHAFIPQLEAELNSFSDAAEPNLRFLAMLAGPFYPILYVINERATTKSAGSVSDSEVSRNSQPSSALTVSSNFEPRRLRSAPFFLSTSSSMVFRPDLIFMLLRKAYKDSDLGIVCRTASRILQKLLEPLTVQETSASPSEATSGDESYKSDLLYPVLLLDYSNLFGEEFHLPDDQWDSNYLNILDLGAVEEGILHVLFACASQPILCSKLAGSSSEFWSALPLVQALLPALRPLVSSPSEMVDDNFSQWRQPIVQQALSQIVITSSSSLYRPLLYACAGYLSSFSQSHSKAASVLIDLCCSVLAPWMTQVIAKVDLTVELLEDLLGTIQGAKHSLARARAALKYIVLAISGHMDDILGKYKEVKHKILFLVEMLEPFIDPAIASFKSTISCGDLSSTYPEKQESNCVIALNVIRTAVQKPSVLPSLESEWRRGSVTPSVLLAILEPRMQLPPEIDICTSILKPLELESSSGLSFSSTPCHGVVSLKSNNQDELDAKTGVSDSATKMDVFEDVNILFAPIELRSMSLTNIYSDLNECTSGSNIGGVSLEAKLEAEKIFPKQSHVDLIIDTGFNAEYFNLQADYFQLINYQDCELRASEFRRLALDFHSQDEITMESHDAAIDALLLAAECYVNPFFMMTFKNGPKLKNQINIKETRALKEHEFQFRKVSGKSRTDLKTIALLEKKRDKIVLQILLEAAELDRKFQENISGGEDYSCYDGISDEQVVNLSPLDTQDVDAITLVRQNQALLCNFLIERLRREHHSLHEILLQSLVFLLHSATKLYCSADHVIDIIVRSAEYLNGMLTSLYHQLKEGKPNLEPETIHGIQRRWILLQRLVVASSCGDEGAGFAINKNNGFSYTNLIPPSAWTNRISSFSRCKSPLVRFLGWMAVSRNARQYIRDQIFLASDLQQLTNLLSIFVDELAVVDSFINHGYENVKLEESGNQRLEYQSFHSFHVIYPDLYKFFPSMKNQFGGFGETILEAVGLQLRSLPSTVVPDILCWFSELCLWPFYHVDQMTSQSSYDYLKGYIAKNAKVVVLYVLETIITEHMEAMVPEIPRVVQVLLSLSKASYCDVSFIDSVLCLLKPIISYTLSKVSDEERLLHDDSCLNYESLCFDELFNNIRSDGNQDRTTEEMYSRGLTIFILASVFPDLSIQRRREMLQSLLSWANFTAFEPTSSFYDYLFAFQNVMKSCKLLLVQMLQLFGAIPLQPSTGRLPDDSLDSHLGFLSDVYQNSLNKAPIKLEDSSDAANVNQKVLDLSTEEIEEFSKDLEVLIIKLNPAIDSCWNLHHQLAKKLTITSAECFIYLRCLSSVAQKADDVQDIDSETSSTSKSVDHFLVHWRVGLEGISETILTLQEKGCWEVASVMLDCLLRVPHCFVLSDVIGFICSAIKSNSCSAPKIAWRLQTEKWLSILLARNLHAVNECEASLVNLFCTLLGHREPEQRFIALQLLGKLVGQDMNGRTDLQDFRFCNSLSPGLVMSIPESAITYLVSSTWDHVVVVAYSDVSSHLRNCAMALLVQYVPFARRHQLQSFLAAADSVHGLGKLGQPTCEGPLLRLSLALIAAACLYSSPEDISLIPQNVWTDIETLGLSKSEGRIGDLEKRACQILCRLKNDEVEAKEALKEVLSASSSKQFNPDFVSTREAILQVMANLTSVKSYFDFFSNKVDQEEMEMEEAEIELDILKKEQALQKSSNDSKEEFPSLTSTVKDDSRLKQIKESICSLEKLKLREDIAVRRQRKLLTRHTRQKYLEEAAAQEAELLQELDRERAAEAEKEIERQRLLELERAKTRELRHNLDMEKERQTQRELQRELEQAESGVRPSRREFSSFAHSGRPRERYRERDNGRAGNEGSTRTSTSGSLQLDTNSSMVAMPTVVLSGSRQFSGQLPTILQSRDRVDECGSSYEENIDGSKDSGDTGSVGDPDLDGQLGGFGSSQRHGSRGSKSRQVVERREQRGDGRREGKWERKH